One Tenuifilum sp. 4138str genomic region harbors:
- the gatD gene encoding Glu-tRNA(Gln) amidotransferase subunit GatD codes for MEDIFQGYKGRALEVLKKFNVRVWGKAIIETTRGEFQGTVLPRAENDDDTHIVLKIATGYNIGIDIFTIKAMKEVGYYKATYKIPEKEFPYTPNLPKVKLLGTGGTIASRLDYRTGAVIPAFSPGELYGAVPELADICNLSTEKLFAVFSENMGPEQYKALAIAIGKEIENGIDGIIIGHGTDTLSHTAAALTFMVQNSPIPIVLVGSQRSSDRPSSDAALNLMHAAYTAGHSDIAEVMVCMFGPTSDEYGFLHRGTRVRKMHSSYRSTFRTIGDTPLATVSLKDGVKPIKDTYNHRRKDRKAKILPYFEEKVSIVYYYPNMKPDIIDSLVDNGYRGIIIAGTGLGHVNKPLYPAIERAKKKGVHMFMTVQTLWGYAHMYVYDTGRDLMAKGIIPAENMLPETAYIKLGWVLGQTDDPEEVKRLMLTPINDEITPREPYNGYLIYQGGVPEVEEFIRKFRK; via the coding sequence ATGGAAGATATTTTTCAGGGATATAAAGGCCGTGCGCTTGAAGTTCTAAAAAAGTTCAACGTTAGGGTTTGGGGAAAAGCCATCATTGAAACTACCCGAGGTGAGTTTCAGGGTACTGTTTTACCCCGTGCCGAAAACGACGATGACACTCACATTGTGCTAAAGATAGCAACGGGTTACAATATCGGCATCGACATTTTTACAATTAAAGCCATGAAAGAGGTGGGGTACTACAAGGCCACCTATAAAATTCCAGAAAAGGAGTTTCCATACACCCCTAACCTTCCCAAGGTTAAGCTGCTGGGAACCGGAGGTACTATTGCATCGCGACTCGATTACCGAACTGGAGCTGTAATACCAGCATTCTCGCCTGGCGAACTATACGGCGCTGTACCCGAACTAGCCGATATTTGCAACCTATCAACAGAGAAGTTATTTGCAGTATTTAGTGAGAACATGGGCCCAGAGCAGTACAAGGCACTTGCAATAGCCATTGGCAAAGAGATTGAAAACGGGATTGATGGAATAATAATTGGTCATGGCACCGACACCCTTAGCCATACTGCAGCGGCACTCACCTTTATGGTTCAAAACTCACCAATCCCCATTGTACTGGTTGGCTCCCAGCGAAGTAGCGACCGCCCCAGCAGCGATGCAGCGCTTAACCTGATGCATGCTGCATACACAGCAGGCCATTCCGATATTGCCGAGGTAATGGTATGTATGTTTGGCCCCACCTCCGACGAGTACGGATTCCTTCACAGGGGCACAAGGGTACGTAAAATGCACTCCTCGTACCGCAGCACCTTCCGTACCATTGGCGATACGCCGCTGGCAACCGTTAGCCTAAAGGATGGCGTTAAACCCATTAAGGACACCTACAACCACCGCCGTAAGGACAGAAAAGCCAAAATACTTCCCTACTTTGAAGAAAAAGTATCGATAGTGTACTACTACCCAAATATGAAACCCGATATTATCGACTCATTGGTCGATAATGGATATAGGGGTATAATAATTGCCGGGACAGGACTTGGCCACGTTAACAAACCTCTATACCCCGCCATTGAGCGGGCTAAAAAGAAGGGTGTTCACATGTTCATGACCGTTCAAACCCTTTGGGGGTATGCCCACATGTACGTGTACGACACCGGTCGCGACCTGATGGCCAAGGGAATCATCCCCGCCGAGAACATGCTCCCCGAAACTGCCTACATCAAATTGGGTTGGGTGCTTGGCCAAACCGATGACCCCGAGGAAGTGAAACGCCTGATGCTTACCCCCATTAACGATGAAATTACCCCACGTGAACCCTATAACGGCTACCTCATTTACCAAGGTGGCGTACCAGAGGTTGAGGAATTCATCAGGAAATTCAGGAAGTAG
- the gatE gene encoding Glu-tRNA(Gln) amidotransferase subunit GatE → MAKKQTPGKHFDPQKNYRETMKAIGYVTRAEATPKDYERIGFKSGLEVHQQLKTKQKLFCRCPAGIYHDDNDYHAEIIRHMRPTLSEMGEYDGTALMEFKTRKEIVYRINNKTTCTYEIDDTPPFPINREALEIALEISLLCKFNIVGEVHITRKQYLDGSIPTGFQRTAILGVEGQIQLKNKKVGLIQLSIEEDACREISDVGHRRIYKTDRLGMPLIETVTHPQCLTPDELREAADYIRFLNRSTGKVRTGIGAARQDTNVSCEGGTRVEIKGVSHNKWLPMLSHNECFRQWALLHIRKLLLERLPSPEKWVMRHIEIDPYSQGIEHAVANRFADMGYKVVAIALPAFHGILSHFTQPGKCFTNELADRLKVIACIERPNITSNEDLEIPLSESDTTRLASLLKASPDDAIVLIWGPANDIPTAIETIEERCRMAFEGVPRETRRPLTDGTTIFERVLPGADRMYPDTDSAPIPLDEAYIEKLRERLPVDIWRRFQQLAQMQIPEDAHPFLLRRNLVPVIEEIVGLGFPSRYVGSLLGHKLKRIEGKYPKHKDFNYSRIVELFRFIKENKLHHSIAKLMLPVVYQYPNMDFNSVLTSINFKRKTEEELLAPVDYLIEKFKEIKIAKKDKPENAINWVMGQLHKQALGNVDPAVLHSRIKQRIS, encoded by the coding sequence ATGGCCAAAAAACAAACGCCCGGTAAGCATTTCGACCCACAAAAGAACTACCGGGAAACCATGAAGGCTATTGGCTATGTAACCCGAGCCGAGGCCACCCCTAAGGATTATGAACGCATTGGATTCAAATCGGGGCTTGAAGTTCATCAGCAACTCAAAACCAAGCAAAAACTATTCTGCCGCTGTCCGGCAGGCATTTACCACGACGATAATGACTACCATGCGGAAATTATTCGCCATATGCGACCAACCCTCAGCGAAATGGGCGAATACGACGGTACTGCCCTTATGGAGTTTAAAACCCGAAAGGAGATTGTTTACCGCATAAACAACAAAACCACCTGCACTTATGAAATTGACGACACGCCTCCTTTTCCCATAAACCGAGAGGCGCTGGAAATAGCTCTTGAAATATCATTGCTTTGCAAGTTCAACATTGTGGGCGAGGTTCACATTACCCGTAAGCAATACCTGGACGGCTCCATCCCAACCGGATTCCAACGAACCGCCATTCTGGGTGTTGAGGGTCAGATTCAGCTAAAGAATAAAAAGGTTGGACTAATCCAGCTCAGTATTGAGGAAGATGCCTGTCGTGAAATCTCAGATGTTGGGCATCGTCGCATATACAAAACCGACAGGTTGGGCATGCCGCTAATTGAAACCGTTACGCATCCTCAGTGCCTTACTCCCGATGAGCTCCGCGAGGCTGCTGACTATATTCGGTTTCTGAACCGTAGTACCGGCAAGGTTCGTACTGGTATTGGTGCTGCACGACAGGACACAAACGTAAGCTGCGAGGGTGGAACACGTGTGGAAATCAAGGGAGTTTCGCATAACAAGTGGCTACCAATGCTTTCGCATAATGAGTGTTTCAGACAGTGGGCGCTACTCCACATCAGAAAACTGCTTTTGGAGCGCTTGCCATCGCCCGAAAAGTGGGTAATGCGCCATATTGAAATCGACCCCTACTCACAAGGAATTGAGCATGCGGTTGCAAATAGGTTTGCCGATATGGGTTACAAGGTTGTAGCAATTGCCCTTCCGGCATTCCATGGCATACTCTCGCATTTCACCCAGCCAGGAAAGTGCTTCACCAATGAACTAGCTGATAGGCTCAAGGTTATAGCCTGCATTGAACGACCCAACATCACCAGTAATGAGGATTTGGAAATTCCGCTTTCTGAAAGCGACACTACACGTTTAGCATCGCTGCTCAAAGCCTCACCCGACGACGCAATTGTACTTATTTGGGGCCCCGCCAACGATATCCCAACAGCTATTGAAACCATTGAGGAGCGATGCCGCATGGCCTTTGAGGGGGTTCCACGCGAAACCCGCCGCCCGCTTACCGATGGAACAACCATTTTTGAACGCGTTCTACCCGGTGCCGACCGCATGTACCCCGATACCGACTCAGCCCCCATTCCTCTGGACGAGGCCTATATTGAAAAATTGCGTGAGCGATTACCTGTCGACATCTGGCGCCGTTTCCAACAGCTTGCCCAAATGCAAATTCCTGAGGATGCCCATCCCTTCCTGTTAAGGCGAAACCTGGTTCCGGTTATCGAGGAAATTGTTGGGTTGGGATTCCCTTCGCGCTATGTAGGTTCACTGCTTGGGCATAAGCTGAAACGAATTGAAGGGAAATACCCTAAACATAAGGATTTTAACTACTCCCGAATTGTAGAACTATTCCGTTTCATTAAAGAGAACAAGCTGCATCACTCCATAGCTAAGCTTATGCTTCCGGTTGTTTACCAGTACCCCAACATGGATTTCAACTCGGTACTAACCAGTATCAACTTCAAGCGAAAGACCGAGGAAGAACTGCTTGCTCCTGTAGATTACCTCATTGAAAAATTCAAGGAGATAAAGATTGCCAAAAAGGATAAGCCGGAGAATGCTATAAATTGGGTAATGGGACAGCTGCATAAGCAAGCACTGGGGAATGTTGACCCTGCCGTATTGCACTCAAGGATAAAGCAACGAATTAGCTAA
- a CDS encoding S41 family peptidase — protein sequence MYEHVVIRTRKGFYTTTYHGIDWNFMAEHYRKFLPHIGNGFEFAELLSELLGELNVSHSGARFYLNNPNGDQTASLGIIPDVTYQGQGIRVDEILLGGPLDRKELNLSTPFIITAIDGNTIGTDKDWAYYLNRKADRYILLTLTELSNGKERQVTVKPTNLSQESRLLYRRWVKRNADEVEKLSKGILGYVHIPGMSDGPYRNIYGEMMGKYYDRSGVVVDTRFNGGGDLVSDLAMFFTGTKFITYHNHVRELGSEPTFRWTKPTVALVNEANYSDGSCFACGYKQLGIGKLIGMPVPGTCSFAGWETLQDNQIRWGMVPVSAKDMYGVWMENVEAIPDYVIMNEPSVAPKGRDQQLEKAIKTLMEATVK from the coding sequence ATGTATGAACATGTGGTTATCAGAACCCGAAAAGGGTTTTACACTACCACATACCATGGCATTGACTGGAATTTCATGGCAGAGCACTACCGGAAATTCCTCCCCCATATAGGAAACGGTTTTGAGTTTGCAGAGCTGCTCAGCGAACTGCTTGGCGAACTTAACGTATCGCATTCAGGTGCACGCTTCTACCTCAACAACCCCAATGGTGACCAAACCGCTTCGCTTGGTATTATACCCGATGTAACCTATCAGGGGCAAGGCATTAGGGTTGATGAGATTCTGCTTGGGGGGCCACTTGACCGTAAGGAACTAAACCTCTCTACACCCTTCATTATTACTGCAATTGACGGGAATACCATTGGAACCGATAAGGATTGGGCATACTACCTGAATCGAAAAGCCGATAGGTATATTCTACTCACCCTTACAGAACTAAGCAATGGAAAGGAAAGACAGGTTACAGTGAAACCTACAAACCTATCCCAGGAGTCCCGATTGCTATACCGCCGTTGGGTTAAGCGTAACGCCGATGAGGTAGAAAAGTTGAGCAAGGGCATATTGGGTTACGTCCATATTCCCGGGATGAGCGATGGCCCATACCGCAATATTTATGGCGAAATGATGGGAAAGTATTACGACAGGTCAGGCGTAGTGGTTGATACCCGTTTCAATGGTGGTGGCGACCTGGTTTCGGATTTGGCTATGTTTTTTACCGGCACTAAGTTTATCACATACCATAACCACGTTCGCGAACTTGGCTCCGAGCCAACTTTCCGGTGGACAAAACCAACTGTAGCACTTGTAAACGAAGCAAACTACAGCGATGGTAGTTGCTTTGCCTGTGGCTACAAGCAATTGGGCATTGGGAAACTTATAGGAATGCCTGTTCCTGGCACATGTAGCTTTGCTGGTTGGGAAACACTTCAGGATAATCAAATCCGCTGGGGTATGGTACCGGTCAGTGCCAAAGATATGTATGGTGTTTGGATGGAAAATGTTGAAGCAATTCCCGATTACGTGATAATGAATGAACCATCAGTTGCACCTAAGGGACGCGACCAGCAACTCGAAAAGGCCATTAAAACTTTAATGGAAGCAACTGTAAAGTAG
- a CDS encoding proline dehydrogenase family protein has protein sequence MFSLSNTELVFEGRSNASLRYESFILFILSKKMLAKSLILFSIFAKRLKIFRDFPGKLLVKQFFSHNSIDELKGISTENFHNRILSCILPVSSGNGSAVNLLSDLANDKYDIPGLEFLFLNVDDYIEPRILSLVSNDGFLNQVDKKAFQSFTDYVDTLCEIASRNNKSIILYTANFAGFSAIHAIAIDLMQRYNTQKVTVFLLFHLCHLNSQNRIVDLVRRGSSQGFTPGIAIAKYLTTEYVNKKFVDNSHNDSSCHGFNQTKRVFYEVTKFLLNNIDHVSALLISHNPDNILYLTSLMEGCGVGYSNKNVTFLQRYGMAKSLTLNLANRGYNVATIIPHGNLTDTLRWMHRLYGFDPSLPNILTEQRFAILRELNRRKFEN, from the coding sequence ATGTTTTCGCTCAGTAATACTGAACTTGTTTTTGAAGGAAGAAGCAATGCCTCGCTCCGCTACGAATCCTTTATTCTTTTCATTCTTTCCAAAAAAATGCTGGCAAAGTCCTTAATTCTATTCTCAATTTTTGCCAAAAGGTTAAAAATTTTTAGGGATTTTCCGGGTAAACTTTTAGTAAAACAATTTTTTAGCCACAATTCCATAGATGAGCTAAAAGGAATTTCTACCGAAAATTTTCACAATAGAATTCTATCCTGCATTTTGCCAGTTTCAAGCGGAAATGGTTCAGCGGTCAATTTGTTATCGGATTTAGCCAACGATAAATATGATATTCCGGGGTTGGAATTCCTTTTTCTTAATGTTGACGATTACATAGAACCCCGCATTCTTAGCCTGGTATCAAACGATGGATTTTTGAATCAGGTCGATAAGAAAGCTTTTCAATCATTTACTGATTATGTTGATACGCTATGCGAAATTGCAAGTAGAAATAACAAATCGATAATCCTATATACAGCCAATTTTGCAGGTTTTTCAGCAATTCATGCAATAGCCATTGACTTAATGCAACGGTATAACACCCAAAAAGTAACGGTATTTTTACTTTTCCATTTGTGCCATCTTAACTCACAAAACAGAATAGTTGACCTTGTAAGAAGGGGCTCAAGCCAAGGTTTTACCCCTGGTATTGCAATTGCCAAGTATTTAACCACAGAGTATGTGAATAAAAAGTTTGTCGATAATAGCCACAACGACTCTAGCTGTCATGGTTTTAATCAGACCAAGCGAGTGTTTTATGAGGTAACTAAATTTCTGCTAAATAACATCGATCATGTTTCAGCATTACTGATTAGCCACAACCCCGATAATATACTTTACCTTACATCGCTTATGGAGGGATGTGGTGTAGGGTATAGCAATAAGAATGTTACCTTTTTGCAACGTTACGGAATGGCAAAATCCTTAACATTAAACCTTGCCAACAGGGGATATAATGTTGCAACAATTATACCCCACGGTAACTTAACTGATACATTACGATGGATGCATAGACTTTATGGCTTCGACCCGTCGTTGCCAAATATTCTTACCGAGCAGCGTTTTGCCATTCTAAGAGAGCTCAATAGGCGCAAATTTGAAAATTGA
- the dprA gene encoding DNA-processing protein DprA, which translates to MGESELQYRIAIELIPKVGSITAKRLIAYCGSAEAVFRQSKKALLKIPGVGETIAAEVVNQNVLHLAEKEIEFIERYKIKALYFTDPEYPERLRQCEDGPVMLYVKTHSSINFNSDKIISIVGTRKATAYGKQVCEAIVNGLAAKGHSPIIVSGLAYGIDIVAHKSALKNNLQTVAVLGHGLDAIYPVAHRTVAKDMLEQGALITDFISGTPFDPNNFLRRNRIIAGISDATIVVESALEGGALVTADIANSYNRDVFAVPGNVTSTYSTGCNMLIKQNKAALVESADDIEFLLGWSSTSKTQTVKQYTINFDHFTNEEKKIINFLKEKGEETVDLIALGTGLPVSTVLSSLLNLEFSGVVSSKPGKVFAVKN; encoded by the coding sequence ATGGGCGAAAGCGAGTTGCAATATCGCATAGCAATTGAGCTTATCCCAAAGGTAGGGAGTATAACCGCTAAGCGTTTAATTGCCTACTGTGGAAGTGCCGAGGCGGTTTTTCGTCAGTCCAAAAAAGCACTGCTCAAAATACCTGGCGTTGGCGAAACCATTGCAGCTGAAGTGGTCAATCAGAATGTGTTACACCTTGCCGAAAAAGAGATTGAGTTTATTGAGAGGTATAAAATTAAAGCCCTATACTTTACTGACCCTGAATATCCCGAACGGCTGCGCCAGTGTGAGGACGGCCCAGTAATGCTTTACGTGAAAACTCATTCCAGCATAAACTTTAATTCTGATAAGATAATCAGCATAGTGGGAACCCGAAAGGCAACGGCCTATGGAAAGCAGGTTTGCGAAGCCATTGTAAATGGACTTGCCGCCAAGGGTCATAGCCCAATAATCGTTAGCGGATTAGCTTACGGGATTGATATCGTAGCACACAAAAGCGCATTGAAAAATAACCTGCAAACAGTTGCAGTGCTGGGACATGGACTGGATGCCATCTATCCTGTGGCTCACAGGACAGTAGCCAAGGATATGCTAGAGCAGGGGGCGCTGATAACCGATTTTATTTCGGGAACGCCATTTGACCCCAATAACTTTCTGAGGCGAAATAGGATTATTGCCGGCATATCCGATGCAACCATTGTGGTTGAAAGCGCCCTGGAGGGTGGTGCACTTGTAACAGCCGATATTGCAAACTCATACAACCGCGATGTATTTGCCGTGCCCGGCAATGTAACATCAACATACTCCACGGGTTGTAACATGTTAATAAAACAGAACAAAGCAGCACTGGTGGAGTCGGCCGACGATATTGAGTTCCTGCTGGGTTGGAGCTCAACCAGTAAAACCCAAACCGTTAAGCAGTACACAATAAACTTTGACCATTTTACCAACGAGGAGAAAAAAATTATTAACTTTCTGAAGGAAAAAGGGGAAGAAACCGTTGACCTGATTGCCCTTGGAACAGGACTTCCGGTTTCAACCGTTTTGTCCTCGCTTCTTAATTTGGAGTTTTCGGGAGTAGTAAGCAGCAAACCAGGCAAAGTATTCGCCGTAAAAAACTAA
- a CDS encoding YihY/virulence factor BrkB family protein produces the protein MSKQRKPNRFIMLYKKAQHFLLHGIWSMNLDELPPKLKWPFKYLRVLLLALKGFFEDKVIVKASALTYYTLMSIVPIFAMAFGIAKGFGFERYLEQQLTTQFKGQEEVINKVIVFANSLLARTGGGLIAGIGVVLLFWSVINVLSSIEHAFNDIWQVEKPRSWVRKFTDYLSIMLISPVLLIASGSIHIYLATTVKSIAETHELVSYISPFLIDMLQFLPYLLIWILFSFIFISIPNTKVSYKSGIIAGVIAGSGFVILQWLYITLQIGVSRYNAIYGSFAALPLFLFWVQISWQIVLFGAEISFAYQNVDMYEFERETTHISHKNRKLLALLVLSTIVKRFMNGEKPATNLELSVNLKIPQRLMRNLLDLMVNCELLNEVVINESKDIGYQPARHVEHLTIAFVEEKLDSYGFEIEPDIPELKQVKQVCTSFTERYRELTASTLIGSI, from the coding sequence ATGAGCAAACAACGAAAACCAAACAGGTTTATAATGCTGTATAAAAAGGCTCAGCATTTCCTGCTTCACGGTATATGGAGCATGAACCTTGATGAGCTTCCGCCTAAACTGAAATGGCCTTTTAAGTATTTACGGGTGCTCTTGCTTGCGCTCAAGGGTTTCTTTGAGGATAAGGTAATTGTTAAGGCTTCGGCTTTAACTTACTACACACTAATGTCCATTGTTCCAATTTTTGCAATGGCATTTGGAATTGCAAAGGGGTTTGGGTTTGAACGATACCTTGAGCAGCAGCTAACTACCCAGTTTAAGGGACAGGAAGAGGTGATTAATAAGGTTATTGTGTTTGCAAACTCTCTACTAGCACGAACCGGGGGCGGCTTAATTGCTGGAATTGGTGTTGTACTCCTTTTTTGGTCAGTTATCAACGTGCTATCCAGCATTGAGCATGCCTTTAACGATATCTGGCAGGTAGAAAAACCTCGCAGCTGGGTACGCAAATTTACCGATTACCTTTCCATTATGCTCATTTCGCCTGTTTTACTTATTGCTTCCGGGAGTATTCATATTTACCTTGCTACCACAGTGAAAAGTATTGCTGAAACGCATGAGCTTGTGAGTTACATCAGCCCATTCCTGATTGATATGCTCCAGTTTTTGCCATACCTGTTAATTTGGATACTTTTCAGTTTTATTTTTATTTCTATTCCTAACACAAAGGTTTCCTACAAATCCGGTATTATTGCAGGAGTTATAGCTGGTTCGGGTTTTGTAATTCTCCAGTGGTTGTATATCACCCTTCAAATTGGGGTTTCCCGATATAACGCAATTTACGGGAGTTTTGCAGCTCTACCCTTATTCCTTTTCTGGGTTCAAATTAGCTGGCAAATCGTGTTATTTGGTGCTGAAATATCTTTTGCATACCAAAATGTCGATATGTATGAATTTGAAAGGGAAACAACCCATATAAGCCATAAAAATCGGAAATTGTTAGCCTTGCTGGTGCTAAGTACCATTGTTAAACGATTTATGAATGGAGAGAAACCGGCTACAAACCTTGAACTATCTGTAAATCTAAAAATACCCCAACGACTCATGCGCAACCTACTCGATTTGATGGTTAACTGTGAACTGCTAAACGAGGTGGTAATTAACGAGAGTAAAGATATTGGCTATCAGCCGGCACGACATGTAGAACACCTAACAATTGCATTTGTTGAGGAAAAACTCGATAGCTATGGGTTTGAGATTGAACCCGATATCCCAGAGTTGAAGCAGGTAAAACAGGTTTGCACAAGTTTTACCGAGCGTTACCGCGAATTGACCGCTAGCACTTTGATAGGTAGCATTTAG
- a CDS encoding nitroreductase family protein, with amino-acid sequence MTNCLKTIFNRKSVRSFTGQEVSNELLEELVRAGMAAPSARNLQPWAFVIVTNRPTLDTLAKRLPYAKMLFEAPAAIAVCGDLSKAGDSPEGYWVQDCSAATQNILLAAEAMGLGAVWTGVYPRPDRVTIVKEVLGLPDNVLPLNVIPIGFPKGEHQPKEKFKVENIHWQHW; translated from the coding sequence ATGACCAATTGCCTAAAAACAATCTTTAACCGCAAAAGCGTGCGCAGCTTCACTGGCCAGGAAGTAAGCAATGAACTACTAGAAGAACTTGTCCGTGCGGGTATGGCTGCACCCTCCGCAAGAAACCTTCAGCCATGGGCATTTGTTATAGTTACTAACCGGCCCACCCTGGATACTCTTGCTAAGCGTTTACCATACGCCAAAATGCTCTTTGAGGCACCTGCCGCAATAGCTGTTTGCGGCGACCTTTCCAAAGCAGGCGATAGCCCTGAAGGATACTGGGTTCAGGACTGCTCTGCTGCTACGCAAAATATACTGCTTGCCGCTGAGGCAATGGGTTTGGGGGCTGTATGGACAGGCGTTTACCCCCGCCCCGATAGGGTTACAATTGTAAAGGAGGTTTTAGGACTCCCCGATAACGTTTTACCACTCAACGTGATACCAATTGGTTTTCCTAAAGGGGAGCATCAACCCAAGGAAAAGTTTAAAGTAGAAAACATCCACTGGCAACACTGGTAG
- a CDS encoding SulP family inorganic anion transporter — MKDRKMERVFKPKLFSVIGKDYFKTQFTKDLFSGIIVGIVALPLAIAFAVASGVSPDKGLVTAVVAGFIISFLGGSRVQIGGPTGAFIVIVYGIIEQYGVDGLIIATVLAGLILIGFGLLRLGTLLKFIPYPLVVGFTSGIALVIFSTQIKDALGLNIDKVPSAFIAKWSVYFSSLDTINPAAVIITLATILISVYFKRITTKIPGSFVAIILVTVVVAVLKIPVTTIESFFGEIPSNFSVSVPHIDQIGFYIAPALTIALLGGIESLLSAVVADGMIGGNHRSNTELIAQGIANVVTPFFGGIPATGAIARTATNVKNGGRTPVAGMIHALTLLLIMLFFGKWAKLIPMSCLAGILIVVSYNMSEWRNFVSILKAPFFDRAILLTTFLLTVLVDLTVAIEVGVVMASFLFMKRMSDAAQKVEFEVDSDLVEQYPDIPKEISIYEISGPFFFASAKEYSAVIKQLGLRSKVMIIRMRHVPFIDSTGLNNLKDTIKTLQNFNVKVVLSGVRKEVYADLERCGVDKLIGKENILPSFDLALDRAKGLIG; from the coding sequence ATGAAAGATAGGAAAATGGAAAGGGTTTTTAAGCCAAAACTATTCTCGGTAATAGGTAAGGACTATTTTAAAACACAGTTTACAAAGGATCTTTTTTCCGGAATAATAGTTGGTATTGTGGCATTACCTTTAGCTATAGCTTTTGCTGTAGCATCGGGAGTTTCGCCCGATAAGGGACTTGTAACTGCTGTGGTTGCTGGCTTTATCATATCGTTTCTTGGAGGCAGCCGCGTTCAAATTGGTGGACCAACCGGTGCATTCATAGTTATTGTTTACGGCATTATTGAACAGTACGGCGTAGATGGATTAATTATTGCTACAGTACTTGCCGGATTAATTCTAATTGGGTTTGGATTGCTCCGCCTGGGTACACTGCTAAAGTTCATACCATATCCATTAGTAGTTGGGTTTACCAGTGGTATTGCATTAGTCATTTTTTCTACGCAAATAAAGGATGCATTAGGGCTTAATATCGATAAAGTGCCTTCGGCTTTCATTGCTAAGTGGAGCGTATATTTTAGTTCGCTCGATACCATTAACCCGGCAGCAGTAATTATCACTTTGGCTACCATTCTAATCTCGGTTTACTTTAAACGGATAACCACTAAAATACCCGGTTCGTTTGTGGCTATTATTCTGGTAACTGTTGTTGTGGCAGTTTTAAAAATACCTGTTACTACCATTGAGAGTTTTTTTGGCGAAATTCCTAGCAACTTCTCAGTTTCAGTTCCACATATTGATCAAATTGGCTTTTACATTGCTCCGGCGCTCACCATTGCGCTTTTAGGCGGTATTGAATCGTTACTTTCTGCGGTGGTTGCCGATGGTATGATTGGGGGAAATCATCGTTCCAACACTGAGCTCATTGCTCAGGGTATAGCCAATGTGGTTACACCGTTTTTTGGTGGAATACCTGCAACTGGGGCAATTGCACGAACTGCCACAAATGTAAAGAATGGAGGGCGAACACCCGTAGCCGGTATGATTCATGCCCTCACCCTTCTTCTGATAATGCTTTTCTTTGGCAAATGGGCAAAGCTTATTCCCATGTCGTGCCTTGCAGGTATACTGATAGTTGTTTCCTATAACATGAGCGAATGGCGCAACTTTGTATCTATCTTAAAAGCGCCTTTCTTTGACCGTGCAATCCTGCTTACCACATTCCTGCTCACAGTTCTTGTTGATCTTACCGTTGCTATTGAGGTTGGCGTTGTAATGGCTTCGTTCCTGTTCATGAAGCGTATGTCCGATGCTGCCCAGAAGGTTGAATTTGAAGTTGATTCCGATTTGGTAGAGCAATATCCCGATATTCCAAAAGAAATATCAATATATGAGATCAGTGGCCCATTCTTCTTTGCATCGGCAAAGGAGTATAGCGCTGTAATAAAACAGTTAGGGTTAAGATCTAAGGTGATGATTATCAGGATGCGTCATGTGCCCTTTATTGATTCAACTGGCTTAAACAACCTTAAGGATACCATTAAAACTCTTCAAAACTTTAACGTTAAGGTGGTTCTTTCTGGTGTAAGGAAGGAGGTTTATGCCGATCTGGAGCGATGCGGAGTGGATAAGCTCATTGGGAAGGAGAATATTCTACCATCGTTCGATCTTGCTCTAGACCGGGCAAAAGGTTTGATTGGTTAA